A single genomic interval of Nonomuraea rubra harbors:
- a CDS encoding ABC transporter ATP-binding protein gives MLKVDGLTVRADTVELVRDVSFAIAPGERVGLIGESGSGKSLTALSLMGLLPEGVTASGLARLGDHDLVGVPESRLKSLRGRELSMVFQEPMTALNPLMRIGAQVAEVMTLHGRPRQEAHRRSIELLERVRLPEPAQLARAYPHQLSGGQRQRVMLAIALANNPGLLICDEPTTALDVTVQKQMLDLIAEVAPALLFITHDLAVVAAMCERVLVMYGGRVVESGTLREVFTRPRHRYTQGLLAASRLTPRGTRLPTIAGSVPPAGRFPSGCVFRNRCPHATLTCETTPALTGDGHAYACWHPAD, from the coding sequence GTGCTGAAGGTTGACGGCCTGACCGTCCGCGCGGACACCGTCGAGCTGGTCCGCGACGTCTCCTTCGCCATCGCGCCCGGCGAGCGGGTCGGGCTGATCGGCGAGTCCGGCTCCGGCAAGTCGCTCACCGCGCTGTCGCTCATGGGCCTGCTCCCCGAAGGCGTCACCGCCTCCGGACTGGCCAGGCTGGGCGACCACGACCTGGTGGGCGTGCCGGAGAGCCGGCTGAAGAGCCTGCGGGGCCGCGAGCTGTCCATGGTCTTCCAGGAGCCCATGACCGCGCTCAACCCGCTCATGCGGATCGGCGCCCAGGTCGCCGAGGTCATGACCCTGCACGGCCGCCCCCGCCAGGAGGCCCACCGGCGCTCGATCGAGCTGCTGGAGCGCGTACGGCTGCCCGAGCCGGCCCAGCTCGCCCGCGCGTACCCGCACCAGCTCTCCGGCGGCCAGCGCCAGCGCGTCATGCTCGCCATCGCCCTGGCCAACAACCCCGGGCTGCTCATCTGCGACGAGCCCACCACCGCGCTCGACGTCACCGTGCAGAAGCAGATGCTCGACCTGATCGCCGAGGTCGCGCCCGCGCTGCTGTTCATCACCCACGACCTGGCCGTGGTCGCCGCCATGTGCGAGCGGGTCCTGGTCATGTACGGCGGCCGCGTCGTCGAGTCGGGCACGCTCCGCGAGGTCTTCACCCGGCCCCGCCACCGCTACACGCAGGGCCTGCTGGCCGCCTCCAGGCTCACCCCGCGCGGCACCCGCCTGCCCACCATCGCCGGCAGCGTGCCCCCGGCGGGCCGCTTCCCCAGCGGCTGCGTCTTCCGCAACCGCTGCCCGCACGCCACCCTCACCTGCGAGACGACTCCCGCCCTGACAGGAGACGGCCATGCCTACGCATGCTGGCACCCCGCTGATTGA
- a CDS encoding ABC transporter permease encodes MRPRPNVALVVGGTLVGLVALAAVVSFFWTPHDPTLVDAARKLREPGGGYPLGADKFGRDTFSQLMVGARTTLYVGIVAVGIAAVLGTPLGVVAGMTPRGWLSELIMRVNDLVFAFPALLLAVMLGAVYGPGTLTAMIAIGVATVPAFARVARAATLQVMVTDYILAARAAGRRGPAIAVRHVLPNIGSMLIVQASVSFAIAILAEAALSFLGFGTRPPIPSWGRMLQESQELLFSTPRLALWPGIAIAVAVLGFNLLGDGLRDHLDPKLRRIRAEG; translated from the coding sequence ATGAGACCCCGTCCGAACGTGGCGCTGGTGGTGGGCGGCACCCTCGTCGGGCTCGTCGCCCTCGCCGCGGTCGTCTCGTTCTTCTGGACGCCGCACGACCCCACCCTCGTGGACGCCGCCCGCAAGCTGCGCGAGCCCGGCGGCGGCTACCCGCTCGGCGCCGACAAGTTCGGCCGCGACACCTTCAGCCAGCTCATGGTCGGCGCCCGCACCACCCTCTACGTCGGCATCGTCGCGGTCGGCATCGCCGCCGTCCTCGGCACCCCGCTCGGCGTGGTCGCCGGGATGACGCCGCGCGGCTGGCTGTCCGAGCTGATCATGCGGGTCAACGACCTCGTGTTCGCCTTCCCCGCGCTGCTGCTGGCCGTCATGCTCGGCGCGGTGTACGGGCCGGGCACGCTCACCGCGATGATCGCCATCGGGGTGGCCACCGTGCCCGCGTTCGCCCGCGTGGCCCGCGCCGCCACGCTCCAGGTCATGGTGACCGACTACATCCTGGCCGCCAGGGCCGCCGGGCGGCGCGGGCCCGCCATCGCCGTACGGCACGTGCTGCCGAACATCGGCTCCATGCTGATCGTGCAGGCGTCGGTGTCGTTCGCGATCGCGATCCTGGCCGAGGCGGCGCTGTCGTTCCTCGGCTTCGGCACCCGCCCGCCGATCCCGTCGTGGGGGCGCATGCTGCAGGAGTCGCAGGAACTGCTCTTCTCCACCCCGCGCCTGGCGCTGTGGCCGGGGATCGCGATCGCCGTGGCCGTGCTCGGCTTCAACCTCCTCGGCGACGGCCTGCGCGACCACCTCGACCCCAAGCTCAGGAGGATCCGTGCTGAAGGTTGA
- a CDS encoding ABC transporter permease: MILYLLKRLAVLLASTAVAAVAVFAFMALLPGDPAEIALGVNATPEAVAELRRQFGTDRPPGVQFLDWFGGLAQGDFGTSYVTSAPIGPQISERLGVTAVLVLGGMVVALVLAVPLGTFAAVHHRNPLGAAISAASQLGIAVPAFLAGILLVFVFAVQAQVLPSGGYVPIAEDPGEWLRGLLLPWLSLGLVQGAVLTRYVRSAVLDVMREDYLRTARAKGRGSTGALWRHGLRNASVPVVTVLGLQLATLLIGAVVVERVFVIPGLGDLLLNGVAGRDLLLVQGVVMVLVAAVLLINFVVDVAYHLLDPRLR, from the coding sequence GTGATCCTGTACCTCCTCAAGCGGCTGGCGGTGCTGCTCGCGAGCACCGCCGTGGCCGCCGTGGCGGTGTTCGCGTTCATGGCGCTGCTGCCCGGCGACCCGGCCGAGATCGCGCTCGGCGTCAACGCCACCCCCGAGGCGGTGGCCGAGCTGCGCCGCCAGTTCGGCACCGACCGGCCGCCCGGCGTGCAGTTCCTCGACTGGTTCGGCGGGCTGGCCCAGGGCGACTTCGGCACCTCGTACGTGACCAGCGCCCCCATCGGCCCGCAGATCTCCGAACGGCTCGGCGTCACCGCCGTGCTCGTGCTCGGCGGCATGGTCGTGGCCCTGGTGCTGGCCGTGCCGCTGGGCACGTTCGCCGCCGTGCACCACCGCAACCCCCTCGGCGCCGCGATCAGCGCGGCCAGCCAGCTCGGCATCGCCGTCCCCGCGTTCCTGGCCGGGATCCTGCTGGTGTTCGTGTTCGCGGTGCAGGCCCAGGTGCTGCCGTCCGGCGGTTACGTGCCCATCGCCGAAGACCCGGGGGAGTGGCTGCGCGGCCTGCTGCTGCCGTGGCTGTCGCTCGGCCTGGTGCAGGGCGCCGTGCTCACCCGTTACGTGCGCAGCGCCGTGCTCGACGTCATGCGCGAGGACTACCTGCGCACCGCCCGCGCCAAGGGCCGCGGCAGCACCGGCGCGCTGTGGCGGCACGGGCTGCGCAACGCCTCCGTCCCCGTCGTCACCGTGCTCGGCCTGCAACTGGCCACGCTGCTCATCGGCGCGGTCGTGGTCGAGCGGGTCTTCGTCATCCCCGGCCTCGGCGACCTGCTGCTCAACGGCGTCGCCGGGCGTGACCTGCTGCTCGTCCAAGGCGTGGTGATGGTGCTGGTGGCCGCCGTGCTGCTGATCAACTTCGTGGTGGACGTGGCCTACCACCTGCTCGACCCGAGGCTGCGATGA
- a CDS encoding ABC transporter substrate-binding protein, which translates to MRRIGIWIAAGGLLLATAACGGAGGGNGGAGGPAKTQTLSVGAVAEPANLDFTSTEGAAIPQALLVNVYEGLVKLDQDGKIVPLLAEKWDVSEDRKTYTFTLRPNVKFSSGAPFTADDVVFSLDRVKSDWKLKIKTQLDVVDKVEKKDDSTAVVTLKQPSNGFLYAMTSRLGAMFSRTGVADLANKPVGTGPYVLGSWRRGDSLRLDANPSYWGTKPALSSVTLKYFKDATAMNNALLTGGIDVISSVQAPESLQQFADPNRFETIEGTTNGEVVLSMNNGRPPFDDKKVRQAVRHAIDHKALLDTAWAGRGQLIGSMVPPTDPWYEDRTGDYPYDPAKAKELLGGKTYDVKLRIPSLPYAVNSAQVVKSQLAQVGINAEIEPLEFPARWLDQVFTKGDYDLSIINHVEPRDLGIFADKSYYFRYDNPEFGKLLASADAGTEQEQAADLKQAAKLLSEDAAADWLFLFPNLIVAKKGVTGLPKNAIAESFDFTGLAKQ; encoded by the coding sequence ATGAGGCGAATCGGGATCTGGATCGCCGCGGGCGGTCTCCTGCTGGCCACCGCAGCCTGCGGAGGCGCTGGCGGCGGCAACGGCGGAGCCGGAGGCCCGGCGAAGACGCAGACGCTGTCCGTCGGCGCGGTGGCCGAGCCCGCCAATCTCGACTTCACCTCCACCGAGGGCGCCGCCATCCCGCAGGCCCTGCTCGTCAACGTCTACGAGGGCCTGGTCAAGCTCGACCAGGACGGCAAGATCGTGCCGCTGCTCGCCGAGAAGTGGGACGTCTCCGAAGACCGGAAGACCTACACCTTCACGCTGCGCCCGAACGTGAAGTTCAGCAGCGGCGCGCCATTCACGGCCGACGACGTCGTCTTCTCCCTCGACCGCGTCAAGAGCGACTGGAAGCTCAAGATCAAGACGCAGCTCGACGTCGTCGACAAGGTCGAGAAGAAGGACGACTCCACCGCCGTCGTCACGCTCAAGCAGCCCAGCAACGGCTTCCTGTACGCGATGACCAGCAGGCTCGGCGCCATGTTCAGCCGCACCGGCGTCGCCGACCTGGCCAACAAGCCCGTCGGCACCGGCCCGTACGTGCTGGGCTCCTGGCGGCGCGGCGACTCCCTCCGGCTCGACGCCAACCCCTCCTACTGGGGCACCAAGCCCGCGCTGTCGTCGGTCACGCTGAAGTACTTCAAGGACGCCACCGCGATGAACAACGCGCTGCTGACCGGCGGCATCGACGTCATCTCCAGCGTGCAGGCGCCCGAGTCGCTGCAGCAGTTCGCCGACCCCAACCGGTTCGAGACCATCGAGGGCACCACCAACGGCGAGGTCGTGCTGTCGATGAACAACGGGCGCCCGCCGTTCGACGACAAGAAGGTCAGGCAGGCCGTCCGGCACGCCATCGACCACAAGGCGCTGCTCGACACCGCCTGGGCCGGGCGCGGCCAGCTCATCGGCTCGATGGTGCCGCCCACCGACCCCTGGTACGAGGACCGCACCGGCGACTACCCGTACGACCCGGCCAAGGCCAAGGAGCTGCTGGGCGGGAAGACGTACGACGTCAAGCTGCGCATCCCCAGCCTGCCGTACGCGGTGAACAGCGCGCAGGTGGTCAAGTCGCAGCTCGCCCAGGTGGGGATCAACGCCGAGATCGAGCCGCTGGAGTTCCCCGCGCGCTGGCTGGACCAGGTGTTCACCAAGGGCGACTACGACCTGTCCATCATCAACCACGTCGAGCCCCGCGACCTGGGCATCTTCGCCGACAAGTCGTACTACTTCCGTTACGACAACCCCGAGTTCGGCAAGCTGCTGGCCTCCGCCGACGCGGGCACCGAGCAGGAGCAGGCCGCCGACCTCAAGCAGGCCGCCAAGCTGCTGTCCGAGGACGCCGCGGCCGACTGGCTCTTCCTGTTCCCCAACCTGATCGTGGCGAAGAAGGGCGTCACCGGGCTGCCGAAGAACGCCATCGCGGAGTCCTTCGACTTCACCGGGCTCGCCAAGCAGTGA
- a CDS encoding FadR/GntR family transcriptional regulator, which translates to MGGPRFEPVRAVRAYERVVEQIEEAVESGALSPGARLPSERELMVQFSVSRSTVREALRVLQARGLVRSRPGDPHGAEVLPFSPAALHKSMTSLARMAELSLGELVQFRMVLDGSAVLLAARLRTEEQLAEMCAAVAAMRAAVDRDAADQDAEAFGAADVAFHDAVARAGGNKLIEVCTDVVRSIVLKLIADRIAAAPDREELMRRSIRHHEEVIAAIRAGDGPLAARLSRKAMYDYYAGYVDEGERSALRALLE; encoded by the coding sequence ATGGGTGGTCCGCGCTTCGAGCCGGTGCGTGCCGTGCGCGCCTACGAGCGGGTCGTGGAGCAGATCGAGGAGGCCGTCGAGAGCGGCGCGCTGTCCCCGGGCGCGCGGCTGCCGAGCGAGCGCGAGCTGATGGTGCAGTTCTCTGTCAGCCGGTCCACCGTGCGCGAGGCGCTGCGGGTGCTGCAGGCGCGCGGCCTGGTGCGCTCGCGGCCGGGCGATCCGCACGGGGCGGAGGTGCTGCCGTTCTCGCCCGCCGCATTACACAAGTCGATGACCAGCCTGGCCAGGATGGCGGAGCTGTCGCTGGGCGAGCTGGTGCAGTTCAGGATGGTGCTGGACGGGTCGGCGGTGCTACTGGCCGCGCGCCTGCGCACGGAGGAGCAGCTGGCCGAGATGTGCGCGGCGGTCGCCGCCATGCGGGCCGCCGTGGACCGGGACGCCGCCGATCAGGACGCGGAGGCGTTCGGGGCCGCCGACGTGGCCTTCCACGACGCGGTGGCGCGGGCCGGCGGCAACAAGCTGATCGAGGTCTGCACCGACGTGGTGCGCTCGATCGTGCTGAAGCTGATCGCGGACAGGATCGCCGCCGCGCCCGACCGGGAGGAGCTGATGCGGCGCAGCATCCGCCACCACGAGGAGGTCATCGCCGCCATCCGTGCCGGGGACGGGCCGCTGGCCGCCCGGCTGTCCAGAAAAGCAATGTATGACTATTACGCCGGGTATGTAGATGAAGGTGAGCGGAGTGCCCTGAGGGCGCTCTTGGAGTGA
- a CDS encoding adenylate/guanylate cyclase domain-containing protein produces MARVDGDGLAEAFLREPRRYTSHQVAEMAGVPVYRARRFWRALGFANVPDDAVEFTDSDVEALKTLLGMVTSGVYDEEHVLLIARSLGRATTRLAESQAELGAEALDHAGVPLAERPRAWRRRAERVVPDLAKLLVYAWQRQLAAAAGRIAEQDMSAVRLAVGFADLVAFTRLSRQITGGELARLIDRFEGRSADIVTSSGGRVVKTLGDSVLFVSDKAHVAAEIALRLVETHARGKDMPELRVGLASGPVIWRMGDVFGTTVNLASRLTALSLPGTILADPQLAEELEGDRAFRLREVNRLSVRGLGELAPYTVMRAGSA; encoded by the coding sequence GTGGCGCGGGTGGACGGGGACGGGCTGGCGGAAGCCTTTCTGCGTGAGCCGCGCAGATACACCAGTCACCAGGTCGCCGAGATGGCGGGGGTGCCGGTGTATCGCGCGCGGCGCTTCTGGCGTGCCCTGGGGTTCGCCAACGTGCCCGACGACGCCGTCGAGTTCACCGACTCCGACGTCGAGGCGCTCAAGACGCTGCTCGGCATGGTGACCTCGGGGGTCTACGACGAGGAGCACGTGCTGCTCATCGCCCGCTCGCTGGGCCGGGCGACGACCAGGCTGGCCGAGTCGCAGGCGGAGCTGGGCGCCGAGGCGCTGGACCACGCGGGCGTGCCGCTGGCCGAGCGGCCGCGGGCCTGGCGCAGGCGGGCCGAGCGGGTCGTGCCCGACCTGGCGAAGCTGCTGGTCTACGCCTGGCAGCGCCAGCTCGCCGCCGCGGCCGGGCGCATCGCCGAACAGGACATGAGCGCCGTACGGCTGGCCGTCGGTTTCGCCGACCTGGTCGCCTTCACCCGGCTGAGCAGGCAGATCACCGGCGGCGAGCTGGCCAGGCTGATCGACAGGTTCGAGGGGCGCTCGGCCGACATCGTGACGTCCTCCGGCGGCCGGGTGGTCAAGACGCTGGGCGACTCGGTGCTGTTCGTCAGCGACAAGGCGCACGTGGCGGCGGAGATCGCGCTGCGGCTGGTGGAGACGCACGCGCGCGGCAAGGACATGCCGGAGCTGCGGGTGGGGCTGGCCTCCGGGCCGGTGATCTGGCGCATGGGCGACGTGTTCGGCACCACGGTGAACCTGGCCAGCAGGCTGACCGCGTTGTCCCTGCCGGGAACGATCCTGGCCGACCCGCAGCTCGCCGAGGAGCTGGAGGGCGATCGGGCCTTCCGGCTGCGCGAGGTCAACCGGCTGTCGGTGCGGGGGCTGGGCGAGCTGGCGCCGTACACGGTCATGCGGGCCGGGAGCGCCTGA
- a CDS encoding SigE family RNA polymerase sigma factor yields MADRTIFQDFVVARSDRLLRTAYLLARDWGVAEDLLQESLAKAWFAWPGIDEPEAYVRKVLVTTYISWWRRRWRREVPSGDELPDTPSHDAAGEGEELWRAVGRLPARQRAVIVLRFYEDLPVGEVARLLGCQEGTVKSQTAKALAKLRVDESVVKERR; encoded by the coding sequence GTGGCGGATAGGACGATTTTTCAGGACTTCGTGGTGGCGAGGTCGGACCGGCTGTTACGCACGGCGTACCTGCTGGCCCGTGACTGGGGCGTCGCCGAGGACCTGCTGCAGGAGTCGCTGGCCAAGGCGTGGTTCGCCTGGCCGGGCATCGACGAGCCCGAGGCGTACGTGCGCAAGGTGCTGGTCACGACGTACATCTCCTGGTGGCGGCGGCGCTGGCGCAGGGAGGTGCCCAGCGGCGACGAGCTGCCCGACACGCCGTCGCACGACGCCGCCGGGGAGGGCGAGGAGCTGTGGCGGGCCGTGGGGCGCCTGCCGGCCAGGCAGCGCGCGGTGATCGTGCTGCGCTTCTACGAGGACCTGCCGGTCGGCGAGGTGGCCAGGCTGCTGGGCTGCCAGGAGGGCACGGTCAAGAGCCAGACCGCCAAGGCGCTGGCCAAGCTGCGGGTGGACGAGTCGGTCGTGAAGGAGAGGCGCTGA